The Micromonospora sp. NBC_00421 DNA window CGGCCCGTCCAGCCGCTGGAGGTTGCAGTTGATCACGAAGGTGAGGTTGTCCAGCTCCTCGCGGGCGGCCACGCCGATCGCCCCGAGCGACTCCACCTCGTCCATCTCGCCGTCGCCGAGGAACGCCCAGACGTGCTGCTGGGAGGTGTCCTTGATGCCCCGGTGCTGGAGGTATCGGTTGAACCGGGCCTGGTAGATCGCGTTCAGCGGCCCCAGCCCCATGGAGACGGTGGGGAACTCCCAGAAGTCCGGCATCAGCCTCGGGTGCGGGTACGACGGCAGCCCGCCGCCCGGGTGGGACAGTTCCTGCCGGAACCCGTCGAGCTGGTCCTCCGAGAGTCGACCCTCCAGGAACGCCCGCCCGTACATGCCGGGGGAGGCGTGTCCCTGGTAGAAGATGTGGTCGCCGCCGCCCGGGTGGTTCTTGCCCCGGAAGAAGTGGTTGAAGCCCACCTCGTAGAGGGAGGCGGAGCTGGCGAAGGTGGAGATGTGCCCACCGACGCCGATCTCCGGCCGCTGCGCCCGGTGCACCAGCATCGCCGCGTTCCACCGGACGTACGCCCGGATCCGCCGCTCGATGTGCTCGTCACCCGGGAACCATGGTTCCTGCTCCGGGGTGATGGTGTTGATGTAGTCGGTGGTGGTCAGGGACGGCACCCCGACCTGCCGCTCGCGGGCCCGCTCCAGCAGGCGCAGCATGACGTACCGGGCGCGTTTGGTTCCGCGCTCGTCGATGACACCGTCGAGCGACTCGACCCACTCGCTGGTTTCTTCGGGGTCGATGTCCGGAAGCTGGCTCGGCAGACCAGCGGTGATCACCGGGCGCTTGCGTTCCGTAGCCACAGGCGTTCCCTCGGTTGTGTGTGGGATAGGTCTCTAGCGCCATCCTGCCCTCTGGTGGCACCCGTCGTCACGTCTAGCTCCCCCAGACGCGACGCTGAACACAGGTACCCGCCGGTAACTTTACGCGTTCGGCCCGCCGGGCGGGCCGGTGCCGCCGACGGGACCGGTCGTCCCGGTCGTCCCGGCCGTCCCGGTCGTCCGGGATGACGGGCGGTACCGGGACCGGTGCGGCAGAATGCGCCCCATGCGTAGTGAGGTGATCACCGTCCGGACCGGTTCCCGGCCCACCGTCGCGGACATCACGGCCGAGGCCGAGCGGTTCGTCTCCGGGCAGGGCGACGGCCTCCTGCACGTCTTCGTGCCGCACGCCACCGCCGGGGTGGCGATCATCGAGACCGGCGCCGGCTCCGACGACGACCTGCTGCGGGCGCTCGACGACCTGCTGCCGACCGACGACCGCTGGCGGCACCGGCACGGCTCACCGGGGCATGGCCGCGACCACGTGCTGCCCGCCTTCGTCCCGCCGTACGCGACGCTGCCGGTGCTCGACGGCCGGCTCCAGCTCGGCACCTGGCAGTCGGTCTGCCTGGTGGACCCCAACGGCGACAACCCGACCCGCCAGGTCCGCTTCTCCTTCCTTGCCGGCTGACCCGACCGGCCTTGCCGGCTGACCCGACCGGGCCGCCTCCCCGGGTGCCCCGACCAGCTTCCCGGCCGGGAAGCTCAGCGCAGCCCGGTCTCCGTCTCGACCGTGTACCGGTCCCGGTCGACCTGCGGCGGCAGCGTGCGGGCCGTGGTCGGTGGGCGGTCGTACGTCTGGTGCAGGCCGGGCACCCGGTCCTCGACCACGAACGACGCCCGCGCGTAGGCCGGGGCACCCGCCCGGCTCACGTACGGCAGCACCATGAAGTCCGCCGTGAGCTGGGCCGGGGTGATCGTGGTCCGGACGAAGCCGCGCAGGTCGTTCTGGAACCGCAGGTGCGGGTTGGTGCGCAGCCAGGGGTGCGAGCCGCTGGCCGAGTCGAACCCGTCCCCGCCCGAGGTGACCGAGGAACAGACCAGCTCGGTGCCGACCGTCCGGGCGGCCGGGTCGGTGTAGTCCAGCTTCAGGTCGGCCGCCCAGTGCGCGTGCACGTCCCCGGTCAGCACCACCGGGTTGCGCACCCCGGCGTTCACCCAGCCCCGGGTGATCCGGTCCCGGGAGGCCAGGTAGCCGTCCCAGGCGTCCATGCTGGTCAGCCGGGTCGGCCCGGGGTCGCGGTCCCGGGCGGCGAAGAACACCTGCTGGGCGAGCAGGTCCCAGCGGGTGTCGGAGCGGCGGAACCCGTCCAGCAGCCATGCCTCCTGCGCCGTCCCGGTGATGGTGCGGTTCGCGTCGGCCGCCGCCGGGCAGTCCCGGTAGCCGTCCCCACAGGCCTGGTCGTCACGGAACTGCCGGGTGTCGAGCAGGTGGAAGGTGGCGAGCCGACCCCAGCGCAACCGCCGGTACAGCGCGATGTCCGGACCGCGCGGCACCGAGGCCCGCCGCAACGGCATGTTCTCGTGGTACGCCTGGAAGGCGGCGGCCCGCCGGGCCAGGAAGTTCGGGTCCGGCTCCTCCGGCACCGCGCCGGCCCAGTTGTTCTCCACCTCGTGGTCGTCGAATACCACCGCCCAGGGGGCCACCGCGTGCGCCGCCTGCAGGTCCGGGTCGGTCTTGTACTGGGCGTGCCGTTGCCGGTAGTTGGCAAGCGTCCGGGTCTCCGGCCCCTCGTGCCCGCGCGGCCGGTCCGGGCCGTACTCCCGGGCGTACTCGTACTGGTAGTCGCCGAGGTGCAGGATCAGCTCCGGCGCGCTCTCGGCCAGCCGTCGGTACGCGGTGAAGTACCCCTGCTCGTAGTGGGAGCAGGAGACGAAGCCCAGGGCCAGTGCGGTGGGCAGGGATGCCGGGTCGGGGGCGGTGCGGGTGCGCGCGGTCGGGGAGAGGTGCCCCTCGGCCCGGAACCGGTAGAAGTACTCCCGTCCCGGCAGCAACCCGGTCAACTCGACGTGCACGCTGTGCGCCGAGGTGGGCCGGGCGGTCTCCGTACCCCGCTGTACGACGTGCCGGAACAGCTCGTCGGCGGCCACCTCCCACTGCACCTCGACGGCCCGGTCGGGCATGCCGCCCAACCCGTCCCCGGCCAGCGGTTGCGGGGCCAGCCGGGTCCACAGCACCACTCCCTGGTGGTCGGGGTCGCCGGAGGCCACCCCCAGGGTGAACGGCCAGATCAGCGGCCGGTGGCTGGCGGTGCCCACCGGCCGGGTCGGACGCCCGCCGGCGGCGTCGGCCGGCGTCGGCAGACCGGCGGTCGCGCCGGCCGCGCCGAGGGCCGCACCGGAGAGCAGGACGGTACGTCGGGACAGCGCCACGGGAACCTCCCAGGTCGGTTCGTTCCTGACTCCGGCAGCGTCGCGACCCGGGGTGACCGTCAGGTGACGGATGGAGACCGCCCTCGTCTCCGCTAGCCGAACAGCGGCCTGCGGGGAGCGGGCGCACCGGCTTCGGGGCTTGGTCCGGGCTGCCCGTGCCGGTGTGTGGGGGCCGGGTCACCCCGGGTCGGGTCGTGTCTGAGTGGGCGAGCGTGGCCTTCGTCGGTAATGCTGATCGCGTGACCACCCCGCAAGATCTCGACGACCGGTTCCGGGAGACCCTGGGCGCGTTGCCCGAGCCCGAGCGGCGGCATGACCCGGCGCAACCGGTACGGCCCGACGCCACGCTGACCGGACGACAGCTGCTGGCCCTCTTCGACGCGCAGGTGACCAGCCGCCAGCTCGACCTGGCCGGCCGCTGGCTGCGCAGCTTCGACGAGGGTTTCCACACCGTCGGCTCGGCCGGACACGAGGCCAACGCGGCGGTGGCCGCCGCGCTGCGACCGACCGACCCGGCCCTGTTGCACTACCGCTCCGGCGCCTTCTACTGCCTGCGCGCCGCCCAGGCGGCAGGTGGCTTCCCGGGCGGGGACGGTTCCACCGGCCCGTTGCCGGACGACGGCCGGGAGGATGCCACCGCCGACGACGGCACCGACCCGGCGGGCACGACGGACACCCTCGACGCCGTCGCGGTACGACCCTCCCCGGCGGAACCGGTCGCCTTCCGGGTGGCCATCGACGGCACCACCGAACCGGTGCCCCGCCACCAGCCCACCGTCGCGCTGTCCACCGCTGCCGGCCCTGCCGGCTCCGGTGCGTTGCCCGCCACCGCGGACACCGGCCCGGACGACGACCCCGCCGGCTCCGGCGCGGACACCGGCCCGGACGGCGACCCCGCCGGCTCCGGCGCGCTGCCCGCCGGCGCGGACACCGGCCCGGACGGCGATCCTGCCCACTCCGGCCCGGTGTTCGCCGGTTCCGGGAGCCCGCAGACCGTGGCGGGCGTGTCTCCCGCACCGGCCGACGGGTCGGGACCGGGTGTGGACGGGTGGCAGGAGGCGTACGCCGAGGCGGCCCGGGACGTGCTGCGTGGCATGGTCGCCTCGGCCCGGGAGCCGTTGGCCGGTGGCCGGTCCAAGGTCTTCGGCCGGGCCGATCTGGCGGTGGTGCCGACCACCTCCACCGTCGCCTCGCACCTGCCCCGGGCGGTCGGGCTGGGACTGGCCGTGGAGCGGCTGCGCCGGATCGACACCGCCGGCCGGCGCGACGACCCGGCCGGTCCGCCACGTTCGCCGTGGCCTCGGGACGCCATCGTGGTGTGCTCGTTCGGCGACGCCTCGGTCAACCATGCCAGTGCCACCGCCGCGTTCAACACCGCCGGCTGGTACGACCACACCGGCCTGCGGATCCCGGTGCTCTTCGTCTGCGAGGACAACGGCCTGGGCCTCAGCGTCCGGTCGCCCGACGGCTGGGTGGAGCGGATGCTGCGGTCCCGGCCCGGGGTGCGCTACTTCACTGCCGACGGCGTCGACCCGGTGGCCGTGCACGCGGTGGCCGTCGAGGCCGCCGGCTGGGTACGCCGGCACCGTCGCCCGGCGGTGCTGCACCTACGTACGGTGCGGTTGCTGGGACACGCCGGTGGGGACGTCGAGCGGGCGTACCGCAGCACCGCCGAGATCGCCGCCGACGAGGCACGTGACCCGGTGCTGGCCACCGCCCGGCTGCTCGTCGAGGCCGGGGTGGCCACCGGGGAGGAGCTGCTGGCCCGGTACGACGAGCGGGGCTGGCAGGTACGCCGTACCGCCGAGGAGGTGCTCGACGAGCCGAAGCTGGCCGCCCCGGCCGAGGTGGTGGCCCCGCTGTCGCCCCGCCGGCCGTCGCGGGTCGCCGCGACGGTGGCCCAGGCGGCCCAGCGGGCCGCCGGGCCGGACGCGGCCGGCCGGGTCGAGGCGTTCGGCGGCAAGCCTCCGGAGCTGGCCGGCCCGCTGACCCTGGCGCAGAGCATCAACGCCGCGCTCGCCGACGGGATGCTCAGCCATCCGCAGCTGGCCGTCTTCGGTGCCGACGTCGCCGCCAAGGGCGGGGTGTACGGGGTGACCAAGGGGCTGCGGGAGCGGTTCGGCGCGGCCCGGGTCTTCGACACCCTGCTCGACGAGACGTCGGTGCTGGGGCTGGGGCTGGGTGCCGGGCTGGCCGGGATGCTGCCGGTGCCGGAGATCCAGTATCTGGCGTACCTGCACAACGCCGAGGACCAGTTGCGGGGCGAGGCGGCCACCATGCAGTTCTTCTCCCAGGGGGCGTTCCGCAATCCGATGGTGGTGCGGGTACCGGGGCTGGCCTACCAGGAGGGGGCCGGCGGGCACTTCCACAACGACAACTCGGTGGCCGTACTGCGGGATGTGCCGGGTCTGGTGGTCGCGGTGCCGGCGCGGCCGGACGACGCCGCGCCGCTGCTGCGGACCTGCCTGGCCGCCGCGGTGGCGGACGGCACGGTCTCGGTGTTCCTGGAGCCGATCGCGCTCTACCACACCCGGGACCTGTACGAGCCGGGGGACGGTGAGTGGCTGGGGGCGTACGCCGAGCCGGCCGCCTGGGCTGCCGGTCACGCGCCGATCGGCCGGGCCCGGGTGTACGGCGTCGGCTCGGCCGAGGACCTCACCATCGTCACTTTCGGTAACGGGGTACGCATGTCGCTGCGGGCGGCGTCGACCCTGGCCGACGAGGGCATCGGCAGTCGGGTGGTCGACCTGCGCTGGCTGGCGCCACTGCCGGTGGCGGACCTGATCCGGGAGGCGTCGGCGACCGGTCGGGTGCTGGTGGTGGACGAGACGCGGCGTTCCGGCGGGGTCGGTGAGGGGATCCTCGCGGCGCTCGTCGATGCCGGATATGTGGGTGCGGCGCGGCGGGTGGCGGCAGTTGACTCGTTTGTACCATTAGGTCCGGCTGCCCGTCAGGTGCTGGTCTCCGAGGATGCCATTACCCAGGGTGCCCGTACGCTGCTGGCACGGTAAATTCCGTTCCACCCGGTGCGCCACTTGCGCGACGGACCACAACTGTGTGGACTCTGCCTGACGGCGTCGCCGCGACGCCGCCGGGCAGGGACGAGATGAGGAGGCACGCGACAGTGAGCGCGACCGCTGGTCAGGCCGCCGACGGGGTACGTCTCCTGGCGGACCGGTTCGGGATCGAACCGGGGATGGTCGTCATGGAGATGGGGTACGACGAGGACGTCGACCAGGATCTCCGGGACGCCCTGACCGACCGCTGTGGAGAACTGGTCGACGAGGACACCGACGAGGTGGTCGACGCGGTGCTCGTCTGGTACCGCGACGGCGACGGTGACCTCTTCGAGCTCCTCGTCGACGCCCTCGGCCCGCTGGCCGACGCGGGAGTCGTGTGGCTGTTGACGCCGAAGGCCGGGCGGGACGGGCACGTCGAGCCGAGTGAGGTCGCCGAGTCGGCGCAGACCGCCGGCCTCCAGCAGACCTCGACCCTCAACGCCGGCCTGGACTGGAGCGCCGCCCGGCTCGTGCTGCGTCGCGGGTCCAAGGGCCGCAAGTAGGCCCCACCCGAATGGGAATCCCGCACCCGGGGCGCCGCCCACGGGTGTGGCAGGCTGGACCCACCCCAGACCCGACCCGACCCAAGGAGTTCGCATGCCGA harbors:
- a CDS encoding alkaline phosphatase D family protein, whose protein sequence is MALSRRTVLLSGAALGAAGATAGLPTPADAAGGRPTRPVGTASHRPLIWPFTLGVASGDPDHQGVVLWTRLAPQPLAGDGLGGMPDRAVEVQWEVAADELFRHVVQRGTETARPTSAHSVHVELTGLLPGREYFYRFRAEGHLSPTARTRTAPDPASLPTALALGFVSCSHYEQGYFTAYRRLAESAPELILHLGDYQYEYAREYGPDRPRGHEGPETRTLANYRQRHAQYKTDPDLQAAHAVAPWAVVFDDHEVENNWAGAVPEEPDPNFLARRAAAFQAYHENMPLRRASVPRGPDIALYRRLRWGRLATFHLLDTRQFRDDQACGDGYRDCPAAADANRTITGTAQEAWLLDGFRRSDTRWDLLAQQVFFAARDRDPGPTRLTSMDAWDGYLASRDRITRGWVNAGVRNPVVLTGDVHAHWAADLKLDYTDPAARTVGTELVCSSVTSGGDGFDSASGSHPWLRTNPHLRFQNDLRGFVRTTITPAQLTADFMVLPYVSRAGAPAYARASFVVEDRVPGLHQTYDRPPTTARTLPPQVDRDRYTVETETGLR
- a CDS encoding thiamine pyrophosphate-dependent enzyme; the protein is MTTPQDLDDRFRETLGALPEPERRHDPAQPVRPDATLTGRQLLALFDAQVTSRQLDLAGRWLRSFDEGFHTVGSAGHEANAAVAAALRPTDPALLHYRSGAFYCLRAAQAAGGFPGGDGSTGPLPDDGREDATADDGTDPAGTTDTLDAVAVRPSPAEPVAFRVAIDGTTEPVPRHQPTVALSTAAGPAGSGALPATADTGPDDDPAGSGADTGPDGDPAGSGALPAGADTGPDGDPAHSGPVFAGSGSPQTVAGVSPAPADGSGPGVDGWQEAYAEAARDVLRGMVASAREPLAGGRSKVFGRADLAVVPTTSTVASHLPRAVGLGLAVERLRRIDTAGRRDDPAGPPRSPWPRDAIVVCSFGDASVNHASATAAFNTAGWYDHTGLRIPVLFVCEDNGLGLSVRSPDGWVERMLRSRPGVRYFTADGVDPVAVHAVAVEAAGWVRRHRRPAVLHLRTVRLLGHAGGDVERAYRSTAEIAADEARDPVLATARLLVEAGVATGEELLARYDERGWQVRRTAEEVLDEPKLAAPAEVVAPLSPRRPSRVAATVAQAAQRAAGPDAAGRVEAFGGKPPELAGPLTLAQSINAALADGMLSHPQLAVFGADVAAKGGVYGVTKGLRERFGAARVFDTLLDETSVLGLGLGAGLAGMLPVPEIQYLAYLHNAEDQLRGEAATMQFFSQGAFRNPMVVRVPGLAYQEGAGGHFHNDNSVAVLRDVPGLVVAVPARPDDAAPLLRTCLAAAVADGTVSVFLEPIALYHTRDLYEPGDGEWLGAYAEPAAWAAGHAPIGRARVYGVGSAEDLTIVTFGNGVRMSLRAASTLADEGIGSRVVDLRWLAPLPVADLIREASATGRVLVVDETRRSGGVGEGILAALVDAGYVGAARRVAAVDSFVPLGPAARQVLVSEDAITQGARTLLAR
- a CDS encoding DUF3052 domain-containing protein; translation: MSATAGQAADGVRLLADRFGIEPGMVVMEMGYDEDVDQDLRDALTDRCGELVDEDTDEVVDAVLVWYRDGDGDLFELLVDALGPLADAGVVWLLTPKAGRDGHVEPSEVAESAQTAGLQQTSTLNAGLDWSAARLVLRRGSKGRK
- a CDS encoding YjbQ family protein, with protein sequence MRSEVITVRTGSRPTVADITAEAERFVSGQGDGLLHVFVPHATAGVAIIETGAGSDDDLLRALDDLLPTDDRWRHRHGSPGHGRDHVLPAFVPPYATLPVLDGRLQLGTWQSVCLVDPNGDNPTRQVRFSFLAG